The following coding sequences lie in one Myxococcaceae bacterium JPH2 genomic window:
- a CDS encoding MASE1 domain-containing protein codes for MEVLPGASRVRAALGATWGRALALGVAFLALQRISARFLFEPLRGSAVWLPAGVSLAFLLRSPLRMWPALLTAVLGVEFGIAVAQGFPSQVGLLWGLGNALRMGLGAVLMRQVLGTPVLLIRVREVAGLLVLGSLVAALPSATLGALASVQWLQSPSFWREWVSWWLSDALGTVLVAPVLLTWWPLRSRVPRLASGLEVGLVVAVAVLVTAFLFRQPANESSPGILATLPYAAFPVVITAALRMGPRGAATVAAMMGSVAIWYTSLGLGPFGTLSVDSNEQVLSVQTFLAVLTLSGLTLAAVAAERSRAEKAQRVLAQAGAVLGESLDWRGTLPRVLELLVPELCDGAALWLMRPDRTMEPLASAGTCSARPLDPSLSEFNRSWRGPGGSGLVAPMWTGGQVVGALTVCTGPASPPLGQGAQALAEDLARRCAQALERARLFDEAREAIAARDEFIAIAAHEMRTPLAALTLRVHGLEARLRRPDVPDEVRDKVQLLARQVSRLTQLVENLLDVGRINTGRLELRRESMDLSELVLEVVERFRDAAARAGCELRASVAPRLMGTWDRARLEQALTNLLANAIKFGAGQPVEVSLAREGERRVRLQVCDHGIGVPEDALERIFGRFERAVSSRRYGGLGLGLFLTRQIAEAHGGTVSASSQPGQGACFVLELPLES; via the coding sequence ATGGAGGTCTTGCCCGGCGCATCCCGCGTGAGGGCCGCGCTGGGAGCGACCTGGGGACGCGCCCTCGCCCTGGGAGTCGCCTTTCTCGCTTTGCAGCGCATCAGCGCGCGCTTCCTCTTCGAGCCCCTGCGCGGCTCGGCGGTGTGGCTGCCCGCCGGCGTGAGCCTCGCCTTCCTGCTGCGCTCGCCCCTCCGCATGTGGCCGGCGCTCCTGACCGCCGTGCTGGGGGTGGAGTTCGGCATCGCCGTGGCGCAGGGCTTCCCCTCGCAGGTGGGCCTCTTGTGGGGACTGGGCAACGCGCTGCGCATGGGCCTGGGCGCGGTGCTGATGCGTCAGGTGCTGGGGACGCCCGTGCTGCTCATCCGGGTGCGGGAGGTCGCGGGCCTGCTGGTGCTGGGCTCGCTCGTCGCGGCGTTGCCGAGCGCGACGCTGGGCGCGCTCGCGTCCGTGCAGTGGTTGCAGTCTCCCTCGTTCTGGCGTGAGTGGGTGAGCTGGTGGCTCAGTGACGCCCTGGGCACCGTGCTGGTCGCGCCCGTGCTGCTGACGTGGTGGCCGCTGCGCTCGCGCGTGCCGCGGCTGGCCTCGGGGCTGGAGGTGGGGCTGGTGGTCGCGGTCGCGGTGCTCGTGACGGCGTTCCTCTTCCGTCAGCCCGCGAACGAGTCCTCGCCGGGCATCCTCGCCACGCTGCCCTACGCGGCGTTCCCCGTGGTCATCACCGCCGCGCTGCGCATGGGGCCGCGAGGCGCGGCGACGGTGGCCGCGATGATGGGCTCCGTCGCCATCTGGTACACGAGCCTGGGGCTGGGTCCCTTTGGCACGTTGAGCGTGGACAGCAATGAACAGGTGTTGTCCGTCCAGACGTTCCTCGCGGTGCTGACCTTGTCCGGGCTGACGCTCGCGGCGGTCGCGGCCGAGCGCAGTCGGGCCGAGAAGGCCCAGCGCGTCCTGGCCCAGGCCGGCGCGGTGTTGGGCGAGTCACTCGACTGGCGGGGCACGCTGCCGCGCGTGTTGGAGTTGCTGGTGCCGGAGCTGTGTGACGGCGCCGCCCTCTGGTTGATGCGACCGGACCGGACGATGGAGCCCCTGGCGAGCGCGGGCACGTGCTCCGCGCGCCCGCTGGATCCATCGCTGTCGGAGTTCAATCGTTCGTGGCGGGGACCGGGTGGCTCGGGGTTGGTGGCGCCGATGTGGACGGGAGGGCAGGTGGTGGGCGCGCTGACGGTGTGCACGGGGCCCGCGTCTCCGCCGTTGGGGCAAGGCGCGCAGGCGCTGGCGGAGGACCTGGCGCGCCGCTGCGCCCAGGCATTGGAGCGGGCGCGGTTGTTCGACGAGGCTCGCGAGGCCATCGCCGCGCGAGACGAGTTCATCGCCATCGCCGCGCACGAGATGCGCACGCCGTTGGCCGCGCTGACGCTGCGGGTGCACGGGCTGGAGGCTCGGCTGCGGCGGCCAGACGTTCCGGACGAGGTGCGGGACAAGGTGCAGCTGCTGGCGCGGCAGGTGTCGCGGCTCACGCAGTTGGTGGAGAACCTGCTGGACGTGGGGCGCATCAACACCGGTCGGCTGGAGCTGCGACGCGAGTCGATGGACCTGTCCGAGCTGGTGCTGGAGGTGGTGGAGCGCTTCCGCGACGCGGCGGCCCGCGCCGGCTGCGAGCTGCGCGCGTCGGTGGCGCCTCGGCTCATGGGGACGTGGGACCGGGCCCGGCTGGAGCAGGCGCTCACCAACCTGCTGGCCAACGCCATCAAGTTCGGCGCGGGTCAGCCCGTGGAGGTGTCCCTGGCGCGCGAGGGCGAGCGCCGGGTGCGGCTTCAGGTGTGCGACCACGGCATCGGCGTGCCGGAGGACGCGCTGGAGCGCATCTTCGGGCGGTTCGAGCGGGCCGTCTCCTCGCGGCGATATGGCGGGCTGGGGCTGGGCCTCTTCCTCACCCGGCAGATCGCCGAGGCGCATGGCGGCACGGTGTCAGCGAGCAGCCAGCCGGGCCAGGGCGCGTGTTTTGTCCTCGAGCTGCCGCTCGAATCGTGA
- the ppsA gene encoding phosphoenolpyruvate synthase produces MRFIAWFEALGRRDTPTVGGKGANLGEMTHAGLPVPPGFVVTVEAFRTFVHDNGLGEALGSELNTLPVDDAAALHSAAETLQARVRRAPLPPAVRTAIVEAYAELGRKVDSGASPWVAARSSATVEDAAQSSFAGMFRSHLNVRGAEELLRRVQDCWASAFGARVLFYRAKQGLAATEQLVAVVVQKMVASEKSGVMFTLDPTSGDTGRVVIETAWGLGETVVSGQVEPDRIVLDKRDLSVKERVVSHKERELVRDRDSGVTRMRPVPPERADAACLSEDEARALARLGLRAEKHYGRPQDLEFAIEEGHTYLVQTRPVTTKGPRAPAEGEARPTDAKSSGGEVLLRGLGASPSVGSGRVRVLRTPDEGPKLEPGEVLVTGMTTPDWVPFMRRASAIVTDSGGMTSHAAIVSRELGLPCVVGTHSATSALRDGTVVTVDGRTGTIRAGATEASKAPRTAPVSSGVEPVTGTRLYVNLGEASRAEEVSALPVDGVGLLRAEFLLLEALEGKHPRLLLERGQSRAFVERLSHGLDTIARAFHPRPVIYRSTDFRTNEFRGLEGGERFEPAEANPMIGYRGCFRYVSEPDLFKLELEALRDVRSRSDNLHLMIPFVRTAWELEACRDLVLQSGLRPGHHFQLWVMAEVPSVVHWIPEYARLGATGVSIGSNDLTQLILGVDRDSSRCAPLYDERDPAVLDALRRIIRAAQRAGMTASICGQAPSVHPDYAEALVDWGIDSISVTPDAVAATRRHIASAEQRLLLRERRSPRRRR; encoded by the coding sequence ATGAGGTTCATCGCCTGGTTCGAAGCGCTGGGACGCCGGGACACCCCCACCGTGGGAGGCAAGGGCGCCAACCTGGGAGAGATGACCCACGCGGGCCTGCCCGTCCCCCCGGGCTTCGTCGTCACCGTGGAGGCCTTCCGCACCTTCGTGCACGACAACGGCCTGGGCGAGGCGCTCGGCTCGGAGCTGAACACGCTGCCCGTGGATGATGCCGCCGCGCTCCACTCCGCCGCGGAGACGCTCCAAGCGCGCGTGCGTCGCGCGCCCCTGCCACCCGCCGTGCGCACGGCCATCGTGGAGGCCTACGCCGAGCTGGGTCGCAAGGTGGACTCGGGTGCCTCTCCCTGGGTCGCGGCGCGCTCCTCCGCCACGGTGGAGGACGCGGCCCAGTCCTCGTTCGCGGGCATGTTCCGCAGCCACCTCAACGTGCGCGGCGCGGAGGAGCTGCTGCGCCGCGTGCAGGACTGCTGGGCCTCGGCCTTCGGCGCGCGCGTCCTCTTCTACCGCGCGAAGCAGGGGCTCGCCGCCACCGAGCAGCTCGTGGCCGTCGTCGTCCAGAAGATGGTGGCGTCGGAGAAGTCCGGCGTCATGTTCACGCTGGACCCCACCTCGGGCGACACCGGGCGCGTCGTCATCGAGACCGCGTGGGGCCTGGGCGAGACGGTGGTGTCGGGACAGGTGGAGCCGGACCGCATCGTGCTCGACAAGCGCGACCTCTCCGTGAAGGAGCGCGTCGTATCCCACAAGGAGCGGGAGCTGGTGCGCGACCGGGACAGCGGCGTCACGCGCATGCGCCCCGTGCCGCCCGAGCGCGCCGACGCGGCGTGCCTCTCCGAGGATGAAGCGCGCGCCCTCGCCCGACTGGGTCTGCGCGCCGAGAAGCACTACGGCCGGCCGCAGGACCTGGAGTTCGCCATCGAGGAGGGCCACACCTATCTGGTGCAGACGCGGCCCGTCACCACGAAGGGCCCGCGCGCTCCCGCGGAAGGGGAAGCACGCCCCACCGACGCGAAGTCGAGCGGGGGCGAGGTGCTGCTGCGCGGACTCGGGGCCAGTCCCAGCGTGGGCAGCGGACGCGTGCGCGTGCTGCGCACGCCCGACGAGGGCCCGAAGCTGGAGCCCGGCGAGGTGCTGGTGACGGGCATGACGACGCCGGACTGGGTGCCCTTCATGCGGCGCGCGTCGGCCATCGTCACCGACAGCGGCGGCATGACGAGCCACGCGGCCATCGTGTCGCGCGAGCTGGGCCTGCCCTGCGTGGTGGGCACGCACTCCGCCACGTCGGCGCTGCGCGACGGCACGGTGGTGACGGTGGACGGGCGCACGGGCACCATCCGCGCGGGCGCCACCGAGGCATCGAAGGCCCCGCGCACAGCCCCGGTCTCCTCCGGCGTCGAGCCCGTCACCGGCACGCGCCTGTACGTCAACCTGGGCGAGGCCTCGCGCGCCGAAGAGGTGAGCGCGCTGCCCGTGGACGGCGTGGGGCTGCTGCGCGCCGAGTTCCTGCTGCTGGAAGCATTGGAAGGCAAACACCCGCGCCTGCTGCTGGAGCGCGGCCAGTCACGGGCCTTCGTGGAGCGGCTGTCGCACGGGCTGGACACCATCGCCCGCGCCTTCCACCCGCGCCCCGTCATCTACCGAAGCACGGACTTTCGCACCAACGAGTTCCGAGGACTGGAGGGCGGCGAGCGCTTCGAGCCCGCCGAGGCCAACCCGATGATCGGGTATCGGGGCTGCTTCCGCTACGTGAGCGAGCCGGACCTCTTCAAGCTGGAGCTGGAGGCGCTGCGCGACGTGCGCTCGCGCTCGGACAACCTCCACCTGATGATTCCCTTCGTGCGCACCGCCTGGGAGTTGGAGGCGTGCCGCGACCTCGTGCTCCAGAGCGGCCTGCGCCCCGGGCATCACTTCCAGCTCTGGGTGATGGCCGAGGTCCCCTCCGTGGTGCATTGGATTCCCGAATACGCGCGCCTGGGCGCCACGGGGGTGTCCATTGGCTCCAATGACTTGACCCAGCTCATCCTCGGCGTGGACCGGGACAGCTCGAGGTGCGCCCCCCTCTACGACGAGCGGGATCCGGCCGTGTTGGACGCCCTGCGTCGCATCATCCGCGCCGCCCAGCGCGCGGGGATGACGGCCTCCATCTGCGGGCAGGCCCCCTCGGTCCACCCCGACTACGCCGAGGCGCTGGTGGACTGGGGCATCGACTCCATCTCCGTCACGCCCGACGCCGTGGCCGCCACCCGGCGACACATCGCGTCCGCCGAGCAGCGCCTGCTCCTGCGCGAGCGCCGGTCCCCCCGACGCCGCCGGTAG
- a CDS encoding ERAP1-like C-terminal domain-containing protein codes for MAHPTEDKNFRLPTTVRPRRYAATLTLDLEARALSGQQTVDLELAQPTREIILHAIALQVSEATFRAGGATHKPASIDVMPQSETVVLRFTDALPAGSGSLDVAWTGRFTEGLRGLYLAGKVAATQFEAADARRVFPCFDEPAFKARWALTVRVPPGNTVLSNGSLVKEEQDGALRRVTFQETEVLSSYLIALVVGPLSGTVAESAQGVPVRTWALTEKAHLTRFGQDVALHVLPRLQDYFGLPYAYGKVDQVGIPDFEAGAMENAGLITYREVALLLDPATAPLSVQKRVAEVVTHELAHQWFGNWVTMVWWDDLWLNEAFATWMAFKIVDQWRPDWRMWLDFDAHKASALHLDALSSTHPIRGEVRNAGEAGENFDAITYEKGGAVLRMIEGFLGEDAFRDGIRQYMRKHARANAVANDLWSALGDAAKQPVVELANAWIGQSGYPLVSVSVEGRTLTLTQRRFYSEPGMRSDERWPVPVVLRFADAAGVHEQRVLLRDAQATVTLEGAATPVRWLCANAGATGFYRVAYDANAMKGLAANLSALAPSERISLLADQWARVRAGEASVSDFLDLAGRYHGEQDDAVLDELVGRLAYVEGRLVEGDDQERFRRWVERLLGDGLKKLGWQPAAGESDRDRLRRAALVRAVGGLARSPETVAEARGRVARMLQGEKDALEPNLLDTAVSMVARAGDTALFEQLLARVPTEPDPATQRRYLMALTAFEDATLASRAQGLLFTETVKTQDSAGYISGLLANRTGRDAWWQRMQQQWKDVVGRAGGAPMLLRRVVEALGLLRTRTQLDQARALLDAQPITEAHQATRQTLERLAQDVALRERAATEVSAWLKRQP; via the coding sequence ATGGCGCATCCGACCGAAGACAAGAACTTCCGCCTGCCCACCACCGTTCGCCCGCGTCGCTACGCGGCGACCCTGACGCTGGACCTGGAGGCCCGGGCACTCAGCGGGCAGCAGACCGTGGACCTGGAGCTGGCGCAGCCCACGCGCGAGATCATCCTGCACGCCATCGCGCTGCAGGTGAGCGAGGCCACCTTCCGCGCCGGCGGTGCGACCCACAAGCCCGCCTCCATCGACGTCATGCCGCAGAGCGAGACGGTGGTGCTGCGCTTCACGGACGCGCTGCCCGCGGGCTCGGGCTCGCTGGACGTCGCGTGGACGGGGCGCTTCACCGAGGGACTGCGCGGCCTGTACCTGGCGGGCAAGGTGGCGGCCACCCAGTTCGAGGCCGCCGACGCGCGCCGCGTCTTCCCCTGCTTCGACGAGCCGGCCTTCAAGGCGCGCTGGGCGCTCACCGTGCGCGTGCCCCCGGGCAACACGGTGCTGAGCAACGGCTCCCTGGTGAAGGAAGAGCAGGACGGGGCGCTGCGCCGCGTGACGTTCCAGGAGACGGAGGTGCTCAGCTCGTACCTCATCGCGCTGGTGGTGGGCCCGCTGTCGGGCACTGTCGCGGAGAGCGCGCAGGGCGTGCCGGTGCGCACGTGGGCCCTCACGGAGAAGGCGCACCTGACGCGCTTCGGACAGGACGTGGCGCTCCACGTGCTGCCTCGGCTCCAGGACTACTTCGGGCTGCCCTATGCCTACGGCAAGGTGGACCAGGTGGGCATCCCGGACTTCGAGGCGGGCGCCATGGAGAACGCGGGCCTCATCACGTACCGCGAGGTGGCGCTGCTGTTGGACCCGGCCACCGCGCCGCTGTCCGTGCAGAAGCGCGTGGCGGAGGTGGTGACGCACGAGCTGGCGCACCAGTGGTTCGGCAACTGGGTGACGATGGTGTGGTGGGACGACCTCTGGCTCAACGAGGCGTTCGCCACGTGGATGGCGTTCAAGATTGTCGACCAGTGGCGCCCCGACTGGCGCATGTGGCTGGACTTCGACGCGCACAAGGCCAGCGCCCTGCACCTGGACGCGCTCAGCTCCACGCACCCCATTCGTGGTGAGGTGCGCAACGCGGGCGAGGCGGGCGAGAACTTCGACGCCATCACCTACGAGAAGGGCGGCGCGGTGCTGCGCATGATTGAAGGCTTCCTCGGCGAGGACGCCTTCCGCGACGGCATCCGTCAGTACATGCGCAAGCACGCGCGGGCCAACGCGGTGGCCAATGACCTGTGGAGCGCGCTGGGCGACGCGGCGAAGCAGCCCGTGGTGGAGCTGGCCAACGCGTGGATTGGCCAGAGCGGCTATCCGCTCGTGTCCGTGAGCGTGGAGGGTCGCACGCTGACGCTGACGCAGCGGCGCTTCTACTCGGAGCCCGGCATGCGCAGCGACGAGCGCTGGCCGGTGCCGGTGGTGCTGCGGTTCGCGGATGCCGCGGGCGTGCATGAGCAGCGCGTGCTGCTGCGCGACGCCCAGGCCACGGTGACGCTGGAGGGCGCTGCGACTCCGGTGCGCTGGCTGTGCGCCAACGCGGGCGCCACGGGCTTCTACCGCGTGGCCTACGACGCGAACGCGATGAAGGGGCTGGCGGCGAACCTCTCCGCGCTGGCTCCGTCCGAGCGCATCTCGCTGCTCGCGGATCAGTGGGCGCGCGTGCGCGCGGGTGAGGCGTCCGTGTCGGACTTCCTGGACCTGGCGGGGCGCTACCACGGCGAGCAGGACGACGCGGTCCTCGACGAGCTGGTGGGGCGGCTCGCCTACGTCGAGGGACGGCTGGTGGAAGGCGACGACCAGGAGCGCTTCCGCCGCTGGGTGGAGCGCCTGCTGGGCGACGGCCTGAAGAAGCTGGGGTGGCAGCCCGCGGCCGGAGAGTCCGACCGGGACCGGCTGCGTCGCGCGGCGCTGGTGCGCGCCGTGGGTGGACTGGCTCGCAGCCCCGAGACCGTGGCCGAGGCCCGAGGCCGCGTGGCGCGGATGCTCCAAGGCGAGAAGGACGCGCTGGAGCCCAACCTGTTGGACACCGCGGTCAGCATGGTGGCCCGCGCCGGAGACACCGCGCTGTTCGAGCAGCTCCTCGCGCGCGTTCCGACCGAGCCCGACCCCGCGACGCAGCGCCGCTACCTGATGGCGCTCACCGCCTTCGAGGACGCCACGCTGGCCTCGCGCGCGCAGGGGCTCCTCTTCACGGAGACGGTGAAGACGCAGGACTCGGCGGGCTACATCTCCGGGCTGCTGGCCAACCGCACCGGCCGCGACGCGTGGTGGCAGCGCATGCAGCAGCAGTGGAAGGACGTGGTGGGCCGCGCGGGAGGCGCGCCCATGCTGCTGCGACGCGTGGTGGAGGCCCTGGGCCTCTTGCGCACGCGCACGCAGCTCGACCAGGCCCGCGCCCTGCTGGACGCACAGCCCATCACCGAGGCCCACCAGGCCACGCGCCAGACGCTGGAGCGCCTCGCCCAGGACGTGGCCCTGCGCGAGCGCGCGGCGACCGAGGTGTCCGCGTGGCTGAAGCGCCAGCCGTGA
- a CDS encoding phosphoenolpyruvate kinase, which yields MKTTLDPAHPVPSREALRQANRASALAYPGDSPRRQPVHSVYGGAHLFRAETARKMGDLALATLREYAPDAAELAHSLGLPQRGRFAQRVYERVVDKLEREPVEDFRIDFEDGYGHRPDTEEDGHAVSAAEEMARGLMQGTLPPFIGIRVKSFTEELFARASRTLDLFITTLVTRTSGRVPPSFVVTLPKVTLPEQVAALTELLEALESAHHLTPGALGVELMVETPQALYDHAGRLHLPRLVSAAKGRCTSVHLGVYDYTAALSVSAHVQGMLHPACNFLRDVVQVSLAGTGVAVADGATNVLPVGPHKKPAEGELLATQKRENTEAVHRAWQLAYRHTRHSLERAYYQGWDLHPAQLPVRYAAVYAFFLEGLDAASHRLKAFVDKAAQATLLGDVFDDAATGQGLLNFFLRGLSCGALTQEEVLGTGLTLDELRGRSFRAIVESRRARLAAG from the coding sequence ATGAAGACCACCCTCGACCCTGCTCACCCTGTCCCCTCTCGCGAAGCACTGCGCCAGGCCAACCGCGCCAGCGCGCTCGCGTATCCGGGGGACTCGCCGCGTCGCCAGCCGGTGCACTCCGTCTATGGCGGCGCTCATCTCTTCCGCGCGGAGACCGCGCGGAAGATGGGAGACCTGGCGCTCGCGACGCTGCGCGAGTACGCGCCCGACGCCGCCGAGCTGGCCCACAGCCTGGGCCTCCCGCAGCGGGGCCGCTTCGCCCAGCGCGTCTACGAGCGCGTGGTGGACAAGCTCGAGCGCGAGCCGGTCGAGGACTTCCGCATCGACTTCGAGGACGGGTACGGGCACCGCCCGGACACGGAGGAGGACGGCCACGCGGTGTCCGCCGCCGAGGAGATGGCGCGCGGACTCATGCAAGGCACCCTGCCGCCCTTCATCGGCATCCGGGTGAAGTCGTTCACCGAGGAGCTGTTCGCGCGCGCCTCCCGCACGCTCGACCTGTTCATCACCACGCTGGTGACGAGGACCTCCGGACGCGTGCCGCCGTCCTTCGTCGTCACGCTGCCCAAGGTGACGCTGCCCGAGCAGGTGGCAGCGCTGACGGAGCTGCTGGAGGCGCTGGAGTCCGCGCACCACCTCACGCCCGGAGCGCTGGGCGTGGAGCTGATGGTGGAGACCCCGCAGGCGCTGTACGACCACGCGGGGCGACTGCACCTGCCTCGGCTGGTGTCCGCCGCCAAGGGGCGATGCACCAGCGTGCACCTGGGCGTGTATGACTACACGGCGGCGCTCAGCGTGAGCGCGCACGTCCAGGGCATGCTGCACCCGGCCTGCAACTTCTTGCGGGACGTGGTGCAGGTCTCGCTCGCGGGCACGGGCGTCGCGGTGGCCGACGGCGCCACCAACGTCCTGCCCGTGGGTCCGCACAAGAAGCCCGCCGAGGGCGAGCTGCTGGCCACCCAGAAGCGAGAGAACACGGAGGCCGTCCATCGCGCGTGGCAGCTCGCCTATCGCCACACGCGTCACTCGCTGGAGCGCGCGTACTACCAGGGGTGGGACCTGCATCCCGCGCAGCTCCCGGTGCGCTACGCGGCGGTGTATGCCTTCTTCCTGGAGGGACTGGACGCCGCCTCGCATCGCCTGAAGGCCTTCGTGGACAAGGCGGCCCAGGCGACGCTGCTGGGAGACGTGTTCGACGACGCGGCCACCGGACAGGGGCTGCTCAACTTCTTCCTGCGGGGCCTGAGCTGCGGCGCGCTCACGCAGGAGGAGGTGCTCGGCACCGGCCTCACGCTGGACGAGCTGCGCGGTCGCTCCTTCCGAGCCATCGTCGAGTCACGGCGCGCGCGCCTCGCCGCGGGTTAG
- a CDS encoding zinc ribbon domain-containing protein: MSCPSCGQSLPSTPSEACPHCGHPLAPATGIDAVAPIVQDVTEGARQAAEATGRVVERVLDDPRLRERLPGGSLPLLGAGLVSTAVVLPWVFGLAYAVPAPWAFVMLVGSAMLVARELRASGRALPEAIVRIVDVAEHRAFLPLFTALTLTHAFVQLGMSLASLLWLLAAVVLGFVQWRAFRASPAWAEEASRSPEEVRLLRWGLAGVAVCVMALLLPWGTGVGVPIPGLQLHKERTLYVGQDFSHDVEDKATWKWESGAGGSWQIAIPGRTRPGGQWVVLSLLALAMLVSLRRARAAVPPLVPLLVAGGITVWGLLGMASLVGPWLFLAGAVLLNVAVWRDRR; this comes from the coding sequence ATGTCCTGTCCGTCTTGTGGTCAATCCTTGCCGTCGACGCCGAGCGAGGCGTGTCCCCACTGTGGTCATCCACTCGCTCCCGCGACGGGCATCGATGCCGTGGCGCCCATCGTCCAGGACGTGACCGAGGGCGCGCGTCAGGCAGCGGAGGCCACGGGGCGCGTGGTGGAGCGGGTGCTCGATGATCCGCGCCTTCGCGAGCGACTCCCGGGGGGGTCACTGCCATTGCTCGGCGCGGGGTTGGTGTCCACCGCGGTCGTGCTGCCGTGGGTGTTCGGACTGGCGTATGCCGTCCCCGCGCCCTGGGCCTTCGTCATGCTCGTGGGCAGCGCGATGCTCGTGGCTCGTGAGCTGCGCGCCTCGGGCCGTGCCTTGCCGGAAGCCATCGTTCGCATCGTGGACGTGGCGGAACACCGCGCCTTTCTTCCGCTCTTCACCGCGCTCACGCTCACGCATGCGTTCGTGCAGCTTGGGATGAGTCTGGCGTCGCTGTTGTGGCTCCTCGCCGCGGTCGTCCTCGGCTTCGTGCAGTGGCGCGCTTTCCGTGCCTCGCCCGCGTGGGCAGAGGAGGCTTCTCGCTCGCCCGAGGAAGTGCGCTTGCTGCGATGGGGGCTCGCGGGCGTCGCGGTGTGTGTCATGGCCTTGCTGCTCCCGTGGGGCACGGGCGTGGGCGTTCCCATCCCCGGCCTGCAGTTGCACAAGGAGCGCACCCTCTACGTGGGCCAGGACTTCAGCCACGACGTGGAGGACAAGGCCACGTGGAAGTGGGAGTCGGGCGCGGGGGGCTCGTGGCAGATCGCCATCCCGGGGCGGACGCGCCCCGGTGGTCAGTGGGTGGTGCTGAGCCTGCTGGCGCTCGCGATGCTGGTGTCCCTGCGCCGCGCTCGCGCCGCCGTGCCACCGCTCGTGCCGCTCCTGGTCGCGGGGGGCATCACCGTGTGGGGCCTGTTGGGAATGGCCTCACTGGTGGGCCCCTGGCTGTTCCTCGCGGGCGCGGTGCTCCTCAACGTCGCCGTGTGGCGTGACCGTCGCTAA
- a CDS encoding DUF2804 domain-containing protein gives MTLESHAILPAAPASVATSQGEPRFGTYQGELPEVDLPRLLGPWAPARVKRLLRQKRWHYAFAATPEVAVLFAVVDLSYSSSAFAVAVDLKERKPLCDVSFLGVPGPLTVVGDKPGAGLEASFRTLGGRMAVRRGVDDEHYRVDLDVSRLRTKGMQAFRWTGELAVAGGPPALTVIAPVEGDGLVNVTQKRGGLLSSGTLEVAGRRFSMDGGVGGMDYTQGYLARHTSWRWAFAAGKLEDGTPLSLNLVEGFNESSTEANENALWLGDKLYPLGRARFEYNAKELLDPWRLTTVDGAVDLRFRPFYAHREDRNLRLVVSRFAQPVGSFEGTVRVGNRTLTLSGVPGVTEDQDMLW, from the coding sequence ATGACACTCGAATCCCACGCCATCCTTCCCGCTGCTCCCGCGTCCGTGGCCACGTCGCAGGGCGAGCCTCGGTTCGGCACGTACCAGGGCGAGCTTCCCGAGGTGGACCTCCCGCGACTGCTGGGCCCGTGGGCGCCCGCGCGCGTGAAGCGATTGCTCCGGCAGAAGCGGTGGCACTACGCCTTCGCGGCCACGCCCGAGGTGGCCGTGCTCTTCGCGGTGGTGGACCTGAGCTACTCGTCCAGCGCGTTCGCGGTGGCCGTGGACCTGAAGGAGCGCAAGCCGCTGTGTGACGTCAGCTTCCTGGGCGTGCCCGGCCCGCTGACGGTGGTGGGAGACAAGCCCGGCGCGGGCCTGGAGGCTTCCTTCCGGACGCTCGGGGGGCGCATGGCGGTGCGTCGGGGCGTGGACGATGAGCACTACCGCGTGGACCTGGACGTCAGCCGCCTGCGCACGAAGGGCATGCAGGCGTTCCGATGGACGGGCGAGCTGGCCGTGGCCGGTGGTCCTCCAGCGCTCACCGTGATTGCTCCCGTCGAGGGGGACGGGTTGGTGAACGTCACGCAGAAGCGCGGCGGGCTGTTGTCCTCCGGAACGTTGGAGGTGGCCGGGCGGCGCTTCTCGATGGACGGGGGCGTGGGCGGCATGGACTACACGCAGGGCTACCTCGCGCGACACACGTCGTGGCGCTGGGCCTTCGCGGCGGGAAAGCTGGAGGACGGGACGCCCCTGAGCCTCAACCTGGTGGAGGGCTTCAACGAGAGTTCCACCGAGGCCAACGAGAACGCGCTGTGGCTGGGTGACAAGCTGTATCCGCTGGGCCGCGCGCGCTTCGAATACAACGCGAAGGAGCTGTTGGACCCATGGCGTCTCACGACGGTGGATGGTGCGGTGGACCTGCGCTTCAGGCCGTTCTACGCGCACCGCGAGGACCGGAACCTGCGCCTCGTGGTGAGCCGCTTCGCGCAGCCGGTGGGCTCCTTCGAGGGCACCGTGCGCGTGGGCAATCGCACCCTCACGTTGTCCGGCGTTCCTGGCGTGACCGAAGACCAGGACATGCTGTGGTGA